Genomic window (Lutra lutra chromosome 17, mLutLut1.2, whole genome shotgun sequence):
TGACCTtgccaggcagaggggaagggctggCGGCCTCTGCCGCTTCCCCGGGGCGTCTCCTACTGAAGGCCTTCTCCCCCAAGAGGTCGGGAAGGTGACTCACATGGCTGGCCAGCACTGGGGCCTCCTCCAGCAGCGACCAGCCCTTGTCAGGCAGAAGCAGGGAGTATGGCGGCTCTAACTGGGGTTTCCTTGGGGGAGGATCAGCGCAcagcggcggggggtgggtgtCTCCACTTCCCTGCCGGCTGCGGTAGGTGGGTGGGTCAAGCCGGTCTGCAGGTAGCCCCGGGAAGAGCGGTGTGGACTCCAGGGTCAGTGGGGGTCCAGCTTTGTCGGGGCCCCTGTGGACCGCGTAGGGTGGACTCCTCGGTGGTTTTGGCTCAAGGGCACTGGCGTGTAAACCGTCCTGGGACCGGCATGCGCCCCTGGCAGCCGGAGTGTCTGGTGCTAAGGGCTTGGAGTAGAGGCCTTCTTGGAGACAACCAGGCAGGTCTTCGGGTCCGAGGAACAATTTGCTGGGGGGACTGCTGTAGGGCTGGGCCCCCTTTCTGGCAAGTGGAACCCCCACTGGGTCTCCATTAAGAAGAGCAGGGCCACAGCCAAGATCAGGGATCTTCAAAAACAGGGCGCCAGATTCAAGGGCGGAGGTGTGGGCCGCGTGAGCGACGGGCGCCAGCAGCTCTCCTGATGGGTAGGGGTCCTCTCTGTCCTGGGAGGTGGGTGGCTCTGTGCACCGGGCAGCGCCTGGCAGACTCCCACGGGACAGCGGGGGGATCCCTCTGCCCggctctggggctggggaccGGGGGCTTCCCTCCCCACAGGAGGCTGGAGAAGAGCTTGGAGCCTCTCTGGGGAGTTCGGTGGCACTTGGCGGTCGCTCCTCAGCAGGTCTGGGGTTCTTGGTCTCCGGGGgggagtccagggctggatgaTTCTCCTCTGGGGGCCCGACACTGGCTGGAACCTGCAGGAGATGCTTGGAGCCTCTCTCCTCGGGGCCTGGGCAAGGGCTGCCTGGCTCctcggggctgggggaggccctGACCTTTGTGGCTTCCTGCCTCCCGACCGTCCTGGCTTTCTGTGGCCCTCTGTCCTCCTCGGGGCCCGGGGCCACATCGGCTTCCTTCTGCTTCGTGCCTCGGTGCCGCCGGCCGCAGCCCTGGCGGGGCCGCCCTCGGAGGCAGGAGCCACGCGGCCGTGAGCCGTCCTCCTCCTCAGACTCGGAGACACAGGTGAGCTCTCGGAGGCCCTGCTCAGCACTGCTGGGCGCCTGCCTCGCCGGGGCCGGAGGGAAGCGCCCGCCTGGGCAGCGCTGCCGTGACCGCCCCTGGGCCTTGTTCTTCTGCTGCACGATTTTGTGGATGAGCTCCTTGTTCCAGGTGCCGGCCCGGGGCTTCCTCCTCCTGGAGCCCTTCCCCGGGGACAGGCGGAGGCGTGACGAGCTCCTGGTCTCCACGGGGAGGGCCCGGCGGCTGGGATCGGCGGGGCTCCTGGGGGCCTGGGTCCTGAGGTCCCGGGGGCGGGATGGGGGTGCCTCCGCCCCATGGCCTTTCCTCCTCGGCCTCAGGCGAGCGGCTCTGGGGCCCTTCCGGCTATCGGTGGAGCTGGAGGTGTCCAGCCCTTTCTGGAACAACTTGAActgtttccctctcctctgctggcTGGCCGGgccagccccacctgcctctgtgggcccagggcccagggagcgGGTTTTGGGCTGGCTGCGGGCTGGGCAGCCCCCATTCCCAGGGCGGGGGAGCTGGGGCTCCAGAGGGGCGGCCTCGCCCAGGAGCGGGTGCTGGGCTTTGTTCTCTGGCACGGTCCCCATCTTGGTCTTGGGGGGCTGCCCAGCACCAGGCCCTCTGGGGCCAGAAGGCTCCTCGTCAGTGAAGACATCGATGAAGCTGCTGTCGATCTCGGGGTTGTCCGACTGGTACCCCAGACCGTTGAGCGCCTCGGTGATGAGGCTGTCCAGCTTGGCGTCGTCCTCAGGGTCCAGGTctgtggcagggagggggaagggggcagtggCCAGGCTGGGCAGGAAGCTGGTCCTCAGGGGGTCCTCTTTGCTGTCAGCCCGgaggtccccactgagcaggaaggggACCGTCTTGGTGTGGCTGAGCAGGCTCAGGTTCCCGCTGGCTGGCACTTTGGGGGCAGCGGGGGGGTCAGGGGGGCCCGGGGGCTGCGGGGGGCCGTCCTTGGCCCTGGCCAGCAGCGCGCGGCAGAACTGCCGGTGCCCCAGGAAGGCGGCCAGGCTGCTGTAGTTCTGGTCACACTGCCTGCAGGTGAGCAACACGTCCAGCTGGTCCAGGCTCGCACTGCTCAGGGGGAAGTGGTGGGCCGGGTAGGGGGGTGGCTCCCGGGGGAAGCCCTCCAGCCTGGCCTCGGGGGCTGAGCCCGAGAAGGGGGCCTCCTCCAGGCATTTGAAAGGGCCCTCGGGCCCCAGCCCTTCTGCGGGGAAAGGGAAGTCTCCGATGGGCTCTGGCTGGTAGTGCGTGGGCACGGCGTGTGGGGGCTCAGGGGACGGGTAGGGGCTGCTGGTCTCCGGGGGGCGAGCAGGGGCGTGGAAGAGGCTGGGGGGCCCGAGGGGGCCGGACCCCTGGCTCTCCTCCGAGCCGGGGTTGGCTGGGCTGCCGGGCAGCGGGGACAGCGAGGAGCAGGAGCTGCTACCGGCCGTGTTGGTGGCCGGCGAGGGCAGCGGGGACCCGCAGGGAGAGGCGCCCACGGcccggggggggggcaggctgggGGCTGCCCGGGGTGAGACTTGGGACTGGGCCACCCCAAAGAACAGGGGCTGGGCTCCGGAGTCCTTCAGCCCATTGTAGGCAAACAGGCCAGGGGAGCTGCCCCCGTGCTGACCTGGGCTGTTTCTCAGGACTGCCGGCTTCTCCCCAGGTCCGGGGGTCTTGCCAGCAGCACCCAGGGCTCCCTGGCTGCCGCCCTGCCACTCGGGGGCCCCTGCGGGGAAAGGCAGCTGGCTCAGCACCTCCATGCGCTGTGGGCCAGGCCCGGTGGCTGGGAGCACCTGGGGCCAGGGCAGTGGGGGGCTCCGGGGGAGGCCAAGGCGCTGGCCTAGGTTGGCCTGGCCTTCGAAGAAGGCATTCccggcaggggctggggggcccAGGGGAGGTGTGGGGTAAGGGGCTGCGGCAGGGTCCCACAGTGGGGGCATTCTGGTGGGCAGGGGCCCTGGGGCGGCCAGCTCTGTGTCTAGAGGCCCCGGGCTGGTCCCCACTCCGCTGGCCCCGGGCCTTCCATAGGGCTGTCCAGGAAAGTGCCTCTGGGACAGAGAGTTTGGGGGCCCCCTGGGGCTCCCCAGTCTGTCGTCCTGGGCCAAAAGCAGTCTCTCAGGCAGGGCTTGGGTCAGGCTCTTGTGCAAACTGTCCGGAAAGGTGGCCGTGCTCTCTGAgaaagggctgggggctgggggagcagcaccAGGTTGCGGGGGAGCACAGCCGAGGTCACTGGGGGCATCAAGGCTGGGCCGGCCCGGGtagcagggtgggggctggggagtgggctgggtgggcagggggtAGGTGGTGCCTGTGCCCACCGCGTCTTCTGGCCATGCTCCCCTGGGCTGGCAGAAGGCAAACACCAGCGCTCTTTCCCCATACGTGGGCGGGGACCTATCCTCGGTGAAGGGTTTCGGGCCGGGCCCGTGCAGTGCCTGGAGGGGGTACGGGAAGGAGGCCACCCCGGGGCCATCCCCTTTGGGAAAAGGCTCTGGCTTGGCAGCAGGGACCCCAAGTCTAGCACCTGGGAAGCCGTTCCCAACAGCGGGAGGCCAGCTGTCAGCACCCCCGGCCTGGAGTTCCGAGTAGGAGGCCGGCTGGCAGGGACCGGCGCTGCTGCCCGGGGGGAGCCTGAGGGGCGGGGGCCCAGAGGTGGCCTTTTGTGAGGTATGGTTGCTGGAGGTAAAGCTGGAGGGAGTCTCCTGGAAGCACCTTTGGAAACTGAGCTCTTTTGGGGTTGGTGGGGCCTTCGCCTCTGGGGGCCCGGGGTCCTCGCCCTGTGGGCCCTCAGGAGTCTTGTCCAGAGTGTGTCTGGCCCTGGGGCCAGCGATGCTCCGATTGTACAGCTGCTGGGGGCTGCCGTCGGCCCTGCTGGACTGCTGTGTGAGAGCCTGCGCCGGGCTCCTCCCGGGAGTGCCCTGCGGGCTGTCCCCCCTCCCTGCGAGGCTGCTCAAGGACTCGGCTCTCAGGAGGGGCGCCTTGGGCTCCTCCTCCCTGGCCTGCCACAGCTGGGACTCTGGAGGCTCCCCCACCCAGGCTCTGCTGCCCGTGGCCTTGGTGGTCCTGCTGGCTGGGGCGCCATCCTcgctggggggctgggagggccccCCTGGGCCACCAGCTGTTTGGCAGGGCTGCGGGTCTCGGGTCATGGCTGGGGGCGGTGCTCGGCGGGGCTGCTCCCCGGGCATGGCCCCTCCGTCTGGGCGCTGGGAGGACGTGGTGGTCCAAGGGGGCCCCTGGGGAAGCCTGTTCTCATGGTCCTGAATGGAGCCTGCAAGGAAAGCACACGGTGAGTCAGGGGGCCACAGGGGAGCCCCTGCGCTCAGGGGAGGCTTCCTTTTGGGAGGGAGAAGAGCCCTGGCCACCCTCAAACCAGCCTTGCCAGGTGCTAGCTGGGCCACGAGTGGAAGGACCCCGTGTGCCATGTAAACTCCCAGACTGGACCCCCCCATGGCAGGGATGACGGGCACCTAGGTGTAATTGGCATGGCCTGAGATAAAACCAGGGGCGAGCAGGGGACCACCCAGGGAGGAGGACGGGGCCACCTTCACATGCCTGGagctgtgggaagggaggaggtgagTCTGTCCCTGGCGTGGCTGACCCTGCCCAGGGGGCCCACTGGTCAGCTCCCGCAGGGCGGGCCTGCGTGTGGATTTCTAGgcagtgccaggctctgggggcaCTCCCTCCCTGTGCGTGGACACCTGCCCAGGGGCCGCCCCACTGAGGAGGGGCGTTGTGTTTGACTGGAGCACAAGAACCCCTCGCTCTCCTGGGAGGTGCCACGCCCACTCCCAGGGGTCCCCCCACAACCCATCACCCTCCTAAGTGGCAGCCTTACCCTCCCCCAACCTGGCTGGCTGCCTGGGGCCCGTCCTccactctcctttctctcttgggACCAGGAGACCTTAGAGCAAAGTCTCATGGGAgatgtttgtcaaatgaatacatgatGGTAACAGCAGCATTGAGCTCCCTCCGAGCTCTGCTGTGGGCCGGGGCACTGGACACTTCCCATCAGTTCCTCCTGTTTTCGCACTGGCTCGGGAGGCTGGAACTGTTACGCCCAGCCCTGGCTGATGGGCAAGGAGCGGAGATAGGGGCCTCACAGTTGGTGGCAGGCACTGGGTCCCTGGGATCCCCATGTGACCCGGTGGTGATGCACAGGGTCCACAGGAGCTCAGGGCCAGGACCCCTGCAGAGCCCCCTGTGCTCCAGGGCAGCGtggtctggggagggggcagggccctCCTGGACATTTCCACCTCAGCCTCTGACCCACCTTGTGACGGGGGGCAAGGCCCTCAGCGTCCCTGCCCCTGGGATGTGGGGGTCTCGGTGGAGCCCCCGGCTGGTGCAGAAGACGTTGGTGCTGTGCCCCACGGGCAGGACGGGCCCCTCAAAGACTGTGTGCTGTTTGCGTGGTTTGCTGACTAGTTATGTTTCTGTGGAGTCCAGGCCCTGGGGACAGGGAGCCGGCGACTCAGCCCTGCCGGGGCCTGGGGTCTGACACACGGAGGCTCTCACGGCTGGGGAAAGCTCAGCTCTCACAACCTTGACCTTGTAGGGATGGTTCACGGCGACTCCCCCTCGGGGTGGCCCTAAGGTTCAATGGCCACATAAGCTAGCTTGGTGCCTGGTAcaccggtggggggggggctggctcTTCCCCGAGCCTCAGTGCCCCTCTGTGCCTTCCCAGGACACAGGACCTTTCTACATATCCCCAAGCCGCTCTATACCTGCCTGTGTCCCGAGGGTCCTCTCTGTCCCAGGCTCCAAGCCTGGCCATCCCCAAGAGCAACCCACTGCCACCTCCTCCGAGGAGCCTGCCCTGATGCCCAGCAGCCTGGCCGCCACGTGTGACCTCAGCCCCCGCAAAGGCAGCGGGATGGAGTCTGTGCTCGGCCCGAGTCCTCGCTGCTCACATCTAGTGGCCACATCGAGCTACACGGCCAAGCCTGCTGGCAAAGGGACAGGCTGGGACAGGCTGGGGGATGGCAGCATCTCGGGTGGTGattccccctgcctccctggagCCCCAGAGGGAGGGGCCCTGAGAGCACAGCGAAGTCCGGGGGAAGGTCTCTCGGGGAGGCAGCTGGAAGGCCCCAtggctggaggtggagggggcCGGCCAGGTGCGGTGGGGAGGGATTCGGGCTGGGGACAAGGACATCTCTGGCCCGAGAGGTGGCCTGACCCTGTTCCGGTGTCCTTGGCTACGTACCTGGGGAGTCAGC
Coding sequences:
- the LOC125089780 gene encoding uncharacterized protein LOC125089780; translation: MPSSLAATCDLSPRKGSGMESVLGPSPRCSHLVATSSYTAKPAGKGTGWDRLGDGSISGGDSPCLPGAPEGGALRAQRSPGEGLSGRQLEGPMAGGGGGRPGAVGRDSGWGQGHLWPERWPDPVPVSLATYLGSQPISRVAVQVRFLRNESFLAAERMESTSGPKWCVAEVACPLPTGGASPHPAPCRASGAAMGPQGDGKCVHRGRIHALPKPGTTL